From a region of the Paenibacillus sp. R14(2021) genome:
- a CDS encoding sugar transferase translates to MHKFNNNSFFHFSMLFSDLAAIMISFVASYALCSSLIDLLSMQNYFWIFIIFFALYTSTMNFYNMYNKLTFTYYDRIIRNVLRSTAVSTIAIVLILIFQEGLSFERNFFITFIFLSVVTIISLRTYFTYSKKRANGLSKSVLVIGVQPVIEKFEYYMNKTNINLDIIGYVELSEEDRISNKRVLGNIADLELILRQNVVDEVIFAIGDKHVGRIEDHVALCENMGITCRLVLDLYSLNVSKSHFTGIGTLPMLTLHTVSLNAVQLYFKRILDLIGSIVGIILTACLFLVLYPLIKLDSKGPVLFAQDRVGINGRVFKIYKFRTMIVDAEEQKKKLMKQNKIDGGFMFKMNNDPRVTRIGHFLRKTSLDELPQFVNIFLGDMSLVGTRPPTLDEVNKYETHHYRRISIKPGLTGMWQITGRSEITNFDQVVKLDTEYIDQWSIWLDIKIILKTIMVVFARRGAY, encoded by the coding sequence ATGCACAAGTTCAACAATAATTCGTTTTTCCACTTTTCTATGCTTTTCAGTGATTTAGCTGCCATTATGATTTCGTTTGTAGCCTCCTACGCACTGTGCAGCTCCTTGATCGATTTGTTATCCATGCAAAACTACTTCTGGATCTTTATTATTTTCTTCGCGTTATATACTTCAACGATGAACTTCTACAACATGTACAACAAGCTTACCTTTACCTACTATGACCGCATTATCCGTAACGTACTTCGGTCAACTGCTGTTTCTACGATTGCGATTGTGCTTATACTGATATTCCAAGAGGGCCTGAGCTTCGAAAGGAATTTTTTCATCACCTTCATTTTTCTCTCGGTTGTTACGATCATTTCATTGCGCACATATTTTACCTACTCGAAGAAACGCGCGAACGGACTAAGCAAAAGCGTACTGGTTATCGGTGTGCAACCTGTTATTGAGAAATTCGAATACTACATGAATAAAACGAATATTAACCTCGATATCATCGGCTACGTGGAGCTTAGCGAAGAAGACCGGATTTCAAATAAGCGAGTACTCGGCAATATTGCCGATCTTGAGCTTATCTTGCGTCAGAATGTAGTAGACGAGGTTATTTTTGCCATTGGAGACAAGCATGTCGGTCGCATCGAAGATCACGTAGCACTGTGCGAGAATATGGGCATCACCTGCCGTTTAGTGTTGGATTTATACAGCTTGAACGTATCCAAATCGCACTTTACGGGCATCGGGACGCTTCCGATGCTGACGCTGCATACGGTTAGTCTCAATGCCGTACAGCTCTATTTCAAACGAATTCTTGATCTAATCGGGTCAATTGTCGGAATCATCCTTACAGCATGTTTGTTCTTGGTTTTGTATCCCCTCATCAAGCTGGATTCCAAAGGTCCTGTGTTGTTCGCCCAGGACCGCGTCGGTATAAACGGCCGCGTATTTAAAATATACAAATTTCGAACGATGATCGTCGATGCCGAGGAACAGAAGAAGAAGCTGATGAAGCAAAACAAGATCGACGGCGGCTTCATGTTCAAGATGAACAATGACCCTCGTGTCACGAGAATCGGCCACTTCCTTCGAAAGACCAGCCTGGATGAGCTCCCGCAATTCGTCAATATCTTCCTTGGCGATATGAGTCTCGTGGGTACGCGCCCGCCGACTTTGGATGAGGTAAACAAATACGAAACGCACCACTACCGTCGGATCAGCATCAAGCCGGGATTGACCGGCATGTGGCAGATTACTGGGCGCAGCGAAATTACGAATTTCGATCAAGTCGTGAAACTCGATACGGAATACATTGATCAATGGTCGATCTGGCTTGACATCAAAATTATATTAAAAACGATTATGGTTGTATTTGCCCGCAGAGGGGCGTACTAA
- a CDS encoding polysaccharide deacetylase family protein: MKTNPSKALRSALLSFLYYSGLYYITDKLFSPKGLYIVGYHRIERNLPPSDVHVLAVTQQNLEAHFRYYKRSYEVISMDEAKRLLEGKSKWTKRYMVITFDDGYRDNYTLGAALFEQYQIPATIYLTVGPIENREPLWTDMVDEMIASSRKTSITLLWDGLQGTFSIAETGSRIEIAERIKNEIKRYNEEVKQWLLEQLRLECGVERPTNGNLMLDWQEARSLVDLQVNLGGHTMSHPTLSTISPLDASLELVQSKKLIETKTSSSVRHFAYPYGLYTDFNESVRDEAARHYDTAVTAVNGINGIDSNHWELNRVIVENISVRKLQYRFLKLKIQYQVRHWLRLNRR; this comes from the coding sequence ATGAAAACTAACCCTTCCAAAGCGCTTCGGTCTGCACTATTATCCTTTCTCTACTATTCCGGACTCTATTACATCACCGATAAGCTTTTCTCGCCAAAAGGGCTTTATATTGTCGGCTATCATCGCATCGAGAGAAACCTCCCGCCCTCAGACGTACATGTTCTTGCTGTCACGCAGCAAAACCTTGAAGCGCATTTCCGCTATTATAAGAGAAGCTATGAAGTTATCTCTATGGATGAAGCCAAGCGGCTCCTGGAGGGCAAATCCAAATGGACAAAGCGCTACATGGTCATCACCTTCGATGATGGCTACCGGGATAATTACACCCTCGGTGCTGCCTTGTTCGAGCAATACCAGATCCCAGCAACCATTTATCTGACAGTTGGCCCCATCGAGAATCGGGAGCCGCTGTGGACGGATATGGTAGACGAAATGATCGCAAGCAGCAGAAAAACGTCCATAACGCTCTTATGGGATGGCCTTCAAGGTACATTCTCAATTGCGGAGACCGGCAGCCGCATCGAAATCGCTGAAAGAATCAAAAACGAGATCAAACGCTACAACGAAGAAGTTAAACAATGGCTCCTCGAACAGCTTAGGCTGGAATGCGGCGTTGAGCGGCCGACAAACGGAAATCTTATGCTGGACTGGCAGGAAGCTAGAAGCCTAGTCGACTTGCAGGTGAATTTGGGAGGGCATACAATGTCCCATCCAACGCTTAGTACCATCAGCCCGCTTGATGCTTCACTTGAGCTTGTTCAATCCAAGAAGCTGATTGAAACGAAGACATCCAGCAGCGTTCGTCATTTCGCGTATCCTTACGGTTTATATACGGACTTTAATGAAAGCGTCAGGGATGAAGCGGCACGCCATTACGATACAGCCGTCACCGCCGTGAACGGTATTAACGGCATAGATTCCAATCATTGGGAACTTAATCGCGTTATCGTGGAGAATATCAGCGTCCGCAAACTGCAATATCGATTTTTGAAGTTAAAGATACAGTATCAGGTAAGGCATTGGCTTCGTTTAAATAGGAGGTAA